The sequence CCATAGTAGGCGAGCAGCAGACCCGCCGGCCACGCAGCCTGATTGCGATCACTCATTTCCTGAACTCCGGTGCGGCTTACGTGATGCGGCGGATGCTTTCGGCAATCTCCTCGCGATCGAACACATGCTTCCAGTCGTCCCGCATGAGACGCGGCTTGCCGAACTCGATTGCCTTGTTGCAGGCGTCCGAGAATGCACCGGGAATTTCATTGAAGATCACCGCGCCGAGAATGTTCATGTGGCCGAGCAGGAAGTCCCGTGCGGCCTGTTCGGGCACGCCGCGCTTGACCGTTTCGTCCATGGCCTCGCGCATCACGTAGAGCAGCGTGGCGCAAATCGTCTCTGAGAGACCCGGCTCGAGAATGGCCATCTGGTCGACGCTCAGGCGATAAGAGCGCAGGATCGGCGCATAGATCACCTTGGCGACGGCTTCGCCAAGATCGAACGCCTCCTCCGGACCTTGCATCAACGCGCTCACGATCGACTGCTTCGCATAGGCACCGCCAAAATAGTCGCGCCGAGCTTTCGGATCCGACTCGTCGTTGAAGATCAACGGATGGCAGGGATGGGCGACAAAGTACGTGAGGTCCTTGCGATCGGGCAGATGACCCGCGAAGGGCGCCGCGGCATCGAGCGTCATCACCATCGTTCCAGGGCGCAGCTTGGGCGCGATTTCGTGACTCAGCTTGCCGATGAGCGTGTCAGGCACCGCGAGGATCACCACGTCGGCGCCGTCGAGCGCGGCGTCTGCAGGCACGCACTCGATGCCCAGTTCGTCTTGCAGGCGTTTTTGACCCGCCGCTCCGGGCTCAACATGCGAGACCCGGTAGTCCGACTTCAGCAGGTTGCTCGACAGGCGAACGCCCATCTTTCCGCCTGCGCCAAACAACGCAATCTTCTCTTTCATTTCCAACGCTCCTTCGAAACGGACAATGTGCCGGGAGGGGTGACCCGGTGGATTAGTGGGCACTCAAGCCTGAGGCCGCAACGGTGCCGGACGACCGTTCCGCCGCCCCTCGTCTGATCGCGAATGCGAGCACGGCCGACATGAACATCATGGCTCCCACAATCAGCATGGGCACTTGATACGAGCCGGTCATATCCTTGGTGATGCCCGTGATGTAGGGCGCGACGAATCCGGCGAGATTGCCGACGGTGTTGATCAGCGCAATGCCGGCCGCGGCGGCCGCTCCGGATAGGGACCTGCCGGGCAACGCCCAGAAAGTCGGCAAGGCGGCGAAGATCGCGCAGGCGGTGACCGTCACGACCGCGATGCTCGCCGCCGGCGAGTTCATCTGCAGCGCAAGCGGCACACTGACCGCGCCGATCAGCGACGGGACAGCGATGTGCCACGAACGCACGCCACGGCGGGTCGCATCACGGCTCCAAAGGAAAAGCGCGAGCGCCGCCGGAAGATAGGGAATCGCGGTGATCAAGCCTTTTTGGAGCAGGTTGAAGTGCGTGCCGAAGCGTGTCTCGAATCCGCCGATGATCGTCGGAAGGAAAAATGCCAGCGCGTACAAGCCATAGACCAGTCCGAAATAGATCAGCGCGAAGGTCCACACGCGGGCGCTCATCAACGCGGCGCCTGGATTCACGCTGTGCGAGACACCGAGTGCGGCCTTCGCCCGGTCTTCCTCTTCGAGCCTCGCCGAGAGCCAGGCGCGTTCAGCCGCCGTGAGCCATTTCGCCTGCGACGGACGATCGGTGAGATAGAACCACGCGACGACGCCGACGAGGATCGCCGGGATCGCGACACCGAAGAACATGATCCGCCAGCCCGCAAG comes from Trinickia violacea and encodes:
- a CDS encoding phosphogluconate dehydrogenase C-terminal domain-containing protein, producing MKEKIALFGAGGKMGVRLSSNLLKSDYRVSHVEPGAAGQKRLQDELGIECVPADAALDGADVVILAVPDTLIGKLSHEIAPKLRPGTMVMTLDAAAPFAGHLPDRKDLTYFVAHPCHPLIFNDESDPKARRDYFGGAYAKQSIVSALMQGPEEAFDLGEAVAKVIYAPILRSYRLSVDQMAILEPGLSETICATLLYVMREAMDETVKRGVPEQAARDFLLGHMNILGAVIFNEIPGAFSDACNKAIEFGKPRLMRDDWKHVFDREEIAESIRRIT
- a CDS encoding MFS transporter, which gives rise to MNVSGAEAVERSAIRKVSWRLVPFVALMFFINFLDRTAISFAGPNGLSKDLGLTAAQFGLAAGVFFIGYIFLEIPSNLALHKFGARRWLARIMVTWGIVALLFTWVGSVGGLYTLRFLLGVAEAGFFPGAILFLSMWVPAKYRSHILALFYLAQPLTIVVGAPVAALLIEAHGLFGLAGWRIMFFGVAIPAILVGVVAWFYLTDRPSQAKWLTAAERAWLSARLEEEDRAKAALGVSHSVNPGAALMSARVWTFALIYFGLVYGLYALAFFLPTIIGGFETRFGTHFNLLQKGLITAIPYLPAALALFLWSRDATRRGVRSWHIAVPSLIGAVSVPLALQMNSPAASIAVVTVTACAIFAALPTFWALPGRSLSGAAAAAGIALINTVGNLAGFVAPYITGITKDMTGSYQVPMLIVGAMMFMSAVLAFAIRRGAAERSSGTVAASGLSAH